A DNA window from Coffea arabica cultivar ET-39 chromosome 6c, Coffea Arabica ET-39 HiFi, whole genome shotgun sequence contains the following coding sequences:
- the LOC113692860 gene encoding tetraspanin-8-like — protein sequence MPRCSNSLLGILNFLTLLLSIPIIAGGIWLAKQSNTECERFLEKPVIVLGAFLLLVSLAGLIGSCCRVSWLLWVYLLVMFLLIVLLFCFTIFAFVVTNKGAGEALAGKGYKEYRLGDYNTWLQKRVNKNWPRIRSCLQDSQICKHLIEQGATPLGQFNKETLSALQSGCCKPPDECKFTYVTPTNWTGTAGSTNPDCTAWSNDQKVLCYNCQSCKAGLLDNIKSDWKKEAILNIIVLVFLIIVYSIGCCAFRNNREDNAWKRYP from the exons ATGCCACGTTGCAGCAACAGTTTGCTTGGGATACTGAATTTTCTGACGCTGTTGTTGTCAATCCCAATAATTGCAGGTGGGATTTGGCTAGCAAAGCAGTCCAATACTGAATGTGAACGTTTTCTTGAAAAGCCAGTGATAGTATTGGGGGCGTTTCTGCTGTTGGTTTCATTGGCAGGACTCATTGGATCATGTTGCAGAGTTTCATGGCTTCTTTGGGTGTACCTTTTGGTCATGTTTCTGTTGATTGTGCTCCTCTTTTGCTTCACAATCTTTGCGTTTGTGGTTACAAATAAAGGTGCTGGTGAGGCCCTTGCAGGTAAGGGGTATAAGGAGTACAGGCTTGGGGATTACAACACTTGGTTGCAGAAAAGGGTGAACAAAAATTGGCCCAGGATTAGAAGTTGTCTTCAGGACTCACAGATCTGCAAGCACCTGATTGAACAAGGTGCCACTCCTTTAGGACAATTTAACAAGGAAACGCTTTCTGCTCTTCAG TCTGGATGCTGCAAGCCACCAGATGAGTGCAAATTCACCTATGTCACCCCAACCAACTGGACAGGAACAGCAGGGTCTACTAATCCAGACTGCACGGCTTGGAGTAATGATCAGAAAGTTCTATGCTACAACTGCCAATCATGCAAGGCTGGTCTGCTGGACAATATCAAGAGTGATTGGAAGAAGGAGGCCATTCTGAATATTATAGTGCTGGTCTTCCTCATCATAGTATACTCTATAGGATGCTGCGCATTCAGAAACAACAGGGAGGATAATGCATGGAAGCGCTACCCTTGA